The sequence GCGTTTTAAGGGGGTGGCAGCACAGTTGATATTTTAATGGCTTTTGCGCTGCACCGAGCTTCGCGtcacataataataaaataaattcaatGCAAGAACTAAAACATCAAAATTCGTGCAGCCTCATCAGGACCGACGTAACACGGTAGCTGCGAAAGCTTGGTTCACATCAGCATCCCCAGAACCACCAGAGAGCATGCCATGCCACTCCCGAAAACCACCGCCCTCCGAGCGGCGCTGGTCGGAGCGACCGCCGGTCCCTCGGACTCCGCCGGGGACGGCGCCGTAGCGAGGCCGCGGAGCGAGTGGCGCTCCGACATCACCACCACGATCAGCTTCTCCCCCTCCTCGCAGGCGCCTGCTGCTCCGCTGATGAAGTAGTTCGCTCCGGGGAGGTGCAGCCTCACGACGGTCGCCCCGTCCTTGTGCTCCGCCACCGGACTTGAGCGGTTGCAGCCCAGGTAGGCGTCCCTGGTTACCTGCAGTACCGAGTCCTTCGCGGCGTCGTACTTCCAGACTGGCGTGCAGGAGATTGGAGACTTGTCAGTGTCTTGTTTCTCTTGCCTGGGAAAGATGGATGTAAGGAGCGGAGAAGGTTACCGAGGGAATCGCCGACTTGGAAACGATTCTTCTCGGCCCATTGGTTGAGGGAATCCGAGGTGTTGGGTGGGACTCGCCACGCGTTGTCGTTGCCTCCGACCAAGAAGTCCCTTGCTTCTGAGCTTCCCAAAATGCTTGCGAGGAGAAGGGCGAGGCAGAAGGGCGACAAGGACTCGGATGAggccatggagagagagagagagagagagagagagatggttttGTTGGGAAGCTTGGTAGGGCTTTATTTAAAATTGAGGGAATTAGCCGTTGGAAGGAAGCTGGGGGTGTTGTTGGGAATGGGAACCAGGTGTGAGCTCTTGTCCCGTCGTGCATCAACGGCCACAACATATCTATCGAGGAATCTGGGGATCAGACGACACATTTCAACGTTCACATCACTCGGTTCAAGATCTACGAACAGGAGATCTATGTGTTGATTTCATCCATGTTCTCGAGTTACAACTTCGGCCCTAACAAAGTTTGGCACACATCAAAAAGCATACATCGGATGATAATTCATTATCTTGCGGCGTTACTGAGAAATTTAAATGCGAACAAAAATGATAATTCAACTTCAAGGGCGAAAGTATATGGTATGAGATTATAGGAATTGCAACAAAAATGATAATTCAACTTTAAGGGCGAAAGCATATGGTATGAGATTATAGGAGTTGTCATCAACTTGACTGAAAAGCAAATCAACAAAATGGCCCCTCGACTTCATATCACGAATTCTGTCAAGGTGAGGAACACGAGTTCCATGTAGACCATGGTTAGATGAACCGGTGTATTCATTGCTTC comes from Musa acuminata AAA Group cultivar baxijiao chromosome BXJ3-3, Cavendish_Baxijiao_AAA, whole genome shotgun sequence and encodes:
- the LOC135634232 gene encoding early nodulin-like protein 15 gives rise to the protein MASSESLSPFCLALLLASILGSSEARDFLVGGNDNAWRVPPNTSDSLNQWAEKNRFQVGDSLVWKYDAAKDSVLQVTRDAYLGCNRSSPVAEHKDGATVVRLHLPGANYFISGAAGACEEGEKLIVVVMSERHSLRGLATAPSPAESEGPAVAPTSAARRAVVFGSGMACSLVVLGMLM